From the genome of Candidatus Nitrosocosmicus oleophilus, one region includes:
- a CDS encoding universal stress protein, protein MATGKPSILVPYDATELSIKALDKAIEIASRMGYEILLLYIIDDTRFCPSRMEKFISNITDLEKTKKYLVNLIKEGAEKCMTEVVGKIKEKELFVKYIIRVGHPDDEILEVSKNPNIHLIVMGCSGSFKKRHNRRGVGSISRWISEVASCPVVLMR, encoded by the coding sequence ATGGCTACAGGTAAGCCTAGCATCTTGGTTCCCTATGACGCCACTGAACTTTCTATAAAGGCGTTAGACAAGGCCATCGAAATAGCATCGAGGATGGGTTATGAGATTCTTTTGTTGTATATTATAGACGATACTAGATTTTGTCCATCAAGAATGGAAAAGTTTATTTCAAACATCACTGACCTTGAGAAAACCAAAAAATATCTCGTAAATCTAATTAAAGAAGGCGCAGAGAAATGCATGACAGAAGTAGTAGGCAAAATTAAAGAAAAAGAGTTATTTGTCAAATACATTATCCGAGTGGGGCACCCCGATGATGAAATCCTTGAAGTTTCTAAGAACCCAAACATACACTTGATAGTAATGGGTTGCAGTGGATCATTCAAGAAAAGGCATAACAGAAGAGGGGTAGGAAGTATTTCTAGATGGATTTCAGAGGTAGCATCCTGTCCCGTGGTTTTAATGCGCTAA
- a CDS encoding glycosyltransferase: MSAELDPNVLMISTEYPPIPGGVGRYTSNLVNSLKKMGVEVYVLCNEKGHGDYFGLDPSNQNNSQVILNVIDKLNPDVVHVQLEHGLYGLKQRFRNKSGNSITNIEYFYEKCPIPIITTFHSAYPFRQWLKLSKLLYNQENYANTNSINPFKKINEFMVSLSTYYEFKKSNKIKMEKSSSNIVFSDYLGHLISTGIVMTKSISKKNNLFVVYHGAEPTLPVPLERKLARKKFNLPVDKKIGLLFGFATDTKGWDLLGCLNIPHDWIIVINQSKNLYGTKNHSTVTTIEYLDHKIKGYANNGDQKIINLNQGFLTDMDLSTLLYSSDVIILPYTVTSGSGVLFDALAHGLPFIATDLGFFKEFEKKGLGITVKRKPGEFEGALKRLEAGYSEYVQKVEEFKPELIWNNIARQHLKIYSKSILDRRIGNV, encoded by the coding sequence GTGAGCGCTGAATTGGATCCTAATGTGCTGATGATTTCTACTGAATATCCTCCAATTCCTGGTGGTGTGGGACGATATACAAGTAACTTAGTCAATAGCTTAAAAAAAATGGGAGTGGAAGTTTATGTTTTATGTAATGAGAAAGGTCATGGTGATTATTTTGGCCTTGATCCTTCAAATCAAAATAATTCACAGGTAATACTAAACGTTATTGACAAATTGAATCCGGATGTTGTGCACGTCCAATTAGAGCACGGTTTATATGGGTTGAAACAAAGATTTAGAAATAAGTCAGGCAACTCTATTACTAATATAGAATATTTCTATGAAAAATGTCCCATTCCTATAATAACCACGTTTCACTCTGCATACCCCTTTAGACAGTGGTTAAAACTATCAAAATTATTATACAATCAAGAAAATTATGCAAATACGAATTCAATTAATCCTTTCAAGAAAATCAATGAATTCATGGTATCCCTGTCAACCTATTATGAGTTTAAGAAATCCAACAAAATCAAGATGGAAAAAAGTAGTTCCAATATTGTATTTTCAGATTATTTAGGTCATCTGATATCAACTGGAATAGTCATGACTAAGTCGATCTCAAAAAAGAACAACTTGTTTGTTGTTTACCATGGTGCAGAACCTACTTTACCTGTGCCTCTAGAAAGGAAATTGGCTAGAAAAAAGTTTAATTTACCAGTAGATAAGAAAATAGGATTACTCTTTGGATTCGCAACAGACACCAAGGGATGGGACTTGTTAGGATGCCTAAATATTCCCCATGACTGGATTATAGTGATTAACCAATCAAAAAACCTTTATGGAACAAAAAATCATTCGACAGTCACAACAATTGAATATTTAGATCACAAAATCAAAGGGTATGCTAATAACGGAGACCAGAAAATCATCAATTTAAATCAAGGTTTTTTAACAGACATGGATCTCTCCACTTTGCTTTATAGTTCTGATGTTATCATTCTACCGTATACCGTGACATCTGGTTCAGGAGTTCTTTTTGATGCTCTAGCCCATGGTCTTCCTTTTATAGCAACTGATTTGGGTTTTTTTAAAGAGTTTGAAAAAAAGGGCCTTGGTATTACAGTAAAAAGAAAACCAGGTGAGTTTGAGGGTGCCCTTAAGAGATTGGAAGCAGGTTACTCGGAATATGTTCAAAAAGTTGAAGAGTTTAAACCAGAGTTAATATGGAATAATATTGCACGTCAACATTTAAAAATTTATAGCAAATCGATACTGGATAGAAGGATAGGAAATGTTTAG
- the hsp20 gene encoding archaeal heat shock protein Hsp20, whose product MLRDYDDMRNEMEKMFQEELKDIETKAPKELVREYTTPDGAKVREVGPIVSGYSMTIGADGKPQVKEFGNVRPSASGTSPILSSEREPLVDISTNDKEIKVVVEMPCVNKENIKVNAYDSSVEISTDDPQRKYHEVIDLPPDADIETVSSKYNNGILEIVFNKKQQSKPKGKEVKVE is encoded by the coding sequence ATACTAAGAGACTACGACGATATGAGAAACGAGATGGAAAAAATGTTCCAGGAGGAGCTTAAAGATATAGAAACTAAAGCGCCTAAAGAACTTGTAAGAGAATATACTACTCCGGACGGAGCAAAAGTGAGAGAGGTAGGCCCCATTGTGTCTGGGTATTCGATGACAATAGGTGCTGATGGCAAACCCCAAGTAAAAGAGTTTGGAAATGTAAGACCTTCGGCATCAGGAACATCTCCTATCCTGAGTTCTGAAAGAGAACCTCTTGTTGATATAAGTACGAATGATAAAGAGATAAAAGTAGTAGTAGAAATGCCGTGTGTAAACAAGGAAAATATAAAAGTAAATGCTTATGACTCCTCAGTTGAAATAAGTACAGACGATCCACAAAGAAAGTATCATGAGGTTATTGATTTACCTCCAGACGCGGATATCGAAACTGTATCTTCTAAATACAATAATGGAATACTAGAAATTGTCTTCAATAAGAAGCAACAATCAAAACCGAAAGGTAAGGAAGTAAAAGTGGAATAA
- a CDS encoding site-2 protease family protein has product MSLQVAEIYQIPIKLHYSLVLVFFLITWTLAYGFMPHYSPGLNPMQYWIMSIIGTVILFLSVLIHELSHSIVASRYGIKVKQIVLFIFGGVSDIEEEPKDFNKEFKMAIAGPAVSLVLSALFAIFWWITTAIIMSSFDESFKTILIIINGILFYASFLNLILGIFNLIPAFPMDGGRILRSVLFSRNKNYDKSTRIAVRIGVIMSYVFFGLGILTILSGSFVSGIWIILIGWFLQNGAETYLYQYDIMKILSKIRLHELMKTNVISVSDGLTINEIIKNYFNIYMKSSFPVTKLNYEVVGIVTLKRCSNVPEHERDTINVKDIMFPKNKIKLLKVNDTAEKALSIMIKENQDKILVCDDRDILEGVVSKTDIIEAMDEQKSFFQQSQ; this is encoded by the coding sequence ATGTCATTACAGGTAGCAGAAATTTACCAGATTCCAATCAAATTACACTATTCACTTGTTTTGGTATTTTTTTTAATTACATGGACTCTTGCATATGGCTTTATGCCTCATTACTCACCGGGTTTAAATCCAATGCAATATTGGATAATGAGTATAATAGGAACCGTCATTTTGTTTCTGTCTGTCTTAATTCACGAGTTATCGCACTCTATAGTAGCGAGTAGGTATGGAATTAAAGTAAAACAAATAGTCCTATTTATTTTTGGAGGAGTGTCAGATATTGAGGAAGAACCCAAAGATTTTAATAAAGAGTTTAAAATGGCAATTGCAGGTCCTGCCGTAAGCCTTGTTTTGTCAGCTCTTTTTGCAATATTTTGGTGGATTACCACCGCCATAATAATGTCGTCGTTTGATGAATCTTTTAAAACGATACTAATCATTATAAATGGAATCCTTTTTTATGCTTCCTTTCTAAATCTAATTCTAGGGATTTTCAACCTGATTCCAGCTTTTCCGATGGATGGGGGAAGGATCTTAAGATCAGTCCTTTTTAGCAGGAATAAGAATTATGACAAATCTACAAGAATTGCTGTAAGAATTGGTGTCATTATGTCATATGTATTTTTTGGACTGGGAATATTGACAATACTGTCTGGATCTTTTGTTAGTGGAATTTGGATTATATTGATCGGGTGGTTTTTGCAGAACGGAGCGGAAACCTATTTGTATCAGTATGACATCATGAAGATTTTATCCAAGATAAGATTGCACGAGTTAATGAAAACTAATGTTATTTCCGTTTCCGATGGTTTAACAATTAATGAGATAATTAAAAACTACTTCAATATCTATATGAAAAGTTCTTTTCCAGTAACTAAATTAAACTATGAGGTAGTTGGTATAGTAACCCTCAAAAGATGTTCAAATGTTCCAGAACATGAAAGAGATACTATCAATGTAAAAGATATAATGTTCCCAAAGAATAAAATAAAGTTGTTAAAAGTCAACGATACTGCTGAAAAGGCATTATCAATAATGATTAAAGAAAATCAGGACAAGATTCTAGTTTGCGACGACAGGGATATATTGGAAGGGGTTGTCAGTAAAACAGATATAATCGAAGCAATGGATGAGCAAAAATCCTTTTTTCAACAGTCGCAATAA
- a CDS encoding cupredoxin domain-containing protein, with translation MFASQIPNRKILSFSLFSLVLTILIFNIFFWNNSFAQLGLSPLPATQKVLPSYIIDIPAGAVSSEGALHYVPPKISIPIDTTVAWFNDDPGQVHTVTSGVPNATNSGQVFNSGFMPFGAFYQMTFNTNGDYTYHCTFHPYMTGSIHVGGAAEMGHHFTLTSGADLLPVYRNGNWTIVDWTINQTQNERTLFNFRPLSVAVDRSTPLVYNIKVDNDNNNQTIFNENFQVIGENNLHVEFISNSNMNKTNIYGPDVSDPNTGAYHVERNFEDSNYTIRAQIVSIGNDMVEDNITDEFGLKLVS, from the coding sequence ATGTTTGCTAGTCAAATTCCAAATAGGAAAATCCTTTCTTTTTCTTTGTTTTCTCTAGTGCTTACTATCTTGATATTTAATATTTTTTTTTGGAATAACTCCTTTGCTCAATTAGGACTCTCACCATTGCCGGCAACGCAAAAAGTGTTACCCTCATATATAATCGATATACCCGCTGGTGCTGTGTCTTCTGAAGGGGCTCTCCATTACGTCCCACCAAAGATTTCTATACCTATAGATACAACAGTCGCATGGTTCAATGATGATCCGGGCCAAGTGCATACAGTAACAAGTGGAGTACCTAACGCTACCAACTCAGGACAAGTGTTTAACTCGGGATTTATGCCGTTTGGTGCCTTTTATCAGATGACCTTTAATACCAATGGAGATTATACCTATCACTGTACATTTCATCCATACATGACTGGATCCATCCATGTGGGTGGGGCCGCTGAAATGGGACATCACTTTACATTGACATCCGGAGCAGATCTTTTGCCCGTCTATAGGAATGGTAATTGGACTATAGTGGATTGGACAATAAACCAGACACAAAACGAAAGAACATTATTTAACTTTAGGCCTCTAAGTGTTGCAGTTGACCGCTCTACTCCGTTAGTCTATAATATTAAAGTAGACAACGACAACAATAATCAAACAATATTCAACGAAAATTTTCAAGTTATAGGCGAAAATAATCTTCATGTCGAGTTTATCTCTAACAGTAATATGAATAAAACAAACATATATGGTCCTGATGTATCGGATCCGAACACGGGTGCTTACCATGTTGAACGAAATTTTGAGGATAGCAACTATACAATCAGAGCCCAAATAGTTTCAATTGGGAATGATATGGTCGAGGATAACATAACAGACGAATTCGGATTGAAACTTGTTTCTTGA
- a CDS encoding PPOX class F420-dependent oxidoreductase — MFTDKEIEYIKSQRLARIATSCSYSPSDLASCQPDVVPVGFDFDGEYFYVGGINILKSTKYKNVLKNNKVALVIDDLKNTYPWEPRGIRIYGMTDTIDRQGGYMSNTNHPQSTYIRIKPTKKWGWGIDEPVFVEGKFNVKKSKQFQKNKMMRP, encoded by the coding sequence TTGTTTACTGATAAAGAGATCGAGTATATTAAATCACAAAGGCTCGCAAGAATTGCCACATCCTGTTCGTATTCCCCATCGGATCTTGCTAGTTGTCAACCAGACGTTGTTCCCGTAGGTTTTGATTTTGACGGTGAATATTTTTATGTTGGAGGAATTAATATTTTAAAATCTACCAAATACAAAAACGTTTTAAAAAATAATAAAGTTGCTCTAGTGATAGATGATTTAAAGAATACCTATCCTTGGGAACCCCGTGGTATCAGAATTTATGGGATGACAGACACCATTGATCGTCAAGGGGGTTACATGTCTAATACAAACCATCCTCAATCTACATATATAAGAATAAAACCTACTAAAAAATGGGGCTGGGGAATCGATGAACCCGTCTTTGTTGAAGGCAAATTTAATGTGAAAAAATCTAAACAGTTCCAAAAAAATAAAATGATGAGGCCATAA
- a CDS encoding universal stress protein, translated as MKILTLVDGSNHSLRALEYVSNLLGSVPEDSGPGKSELLPKHEMIILTVLQPFILSKEVIKNFESMGQGRKKLLDKYLKDIYSVMQTEWIKKLSSLKSKYNKIGLAISTKIITGSHSSRFIAYTIVKFAEDKGIDLIVVGSVGTGGISKNKSLGSVTRNIAEISTSPVLIVP; from the coding sequence ATGAAGATTTTAACGCTAGTAGATGGATCTAACCATTCACTAAGAGCTTTAGAATATGTCTCGAATCTTCTTGGATCAGTTCCAGAGGATTCCGGCCCAGGAAAAAGTGAATTACTCCCTAAACATGAAATGATAATTTTGACCGTATTACAACCATTCATTTTGTCAAAAGAAGTTATAAAAAATTTTGAGTCCATGGGTCAAGGAAGGAAGAAACTATTAGATAAATATTTAAAAGATATTTATTCGGTAATGCAGACTGAGTGGATCAAAAAACTCTCTTCTCTCAAATCAAAGTATAATAAAATAGGTCTAGCCATAAGTACAAAAATAATCACTGGTAGTCATTCGAGCCGGTTTATTGCCTATACCATTGTTAAATTTGCTGAAGATAAAGGAATTGATTTAATTGTTGTAGGAAGTGTAGGAACGGGAGGCATTTCCAAAAATAAGTCTCTTGGAAGTGTAACAAGGAACATAGCAGAAATATCTACTAGTCCTGTATTAATAGTTCCTTAA